TTTATTTAATTTGAGCCGATTTTAACGGCTTGCGCGGCGGACACGCACTGCCGCCCCAGTTGTTCGAGTACGCCGGGCGGCCAGGGCTGCGAGCGGTTGGCCGCGTAATCCATCCAGACCAGCACGGTGCGCCCGCGCGCATACGGGCCGGAATCGTCGCCCACCTTGTCGAGCAGCACTTCGGTTTCCAGGCTGGAGCGGCCGATCCGGGTGACCCGGTGCGTGACCCGCACGTCGGCCGGATAGATGAACGACCGCAGGAAGTCGCACGAGGCGTGCGCCAGGATGAAGCCCTGCCCCGGCGGCGGCGACCAGTCCGGGCCGCGCAGCATCTGTATGCGGGCCTCTTCCATCATGCGGAAGTACACGGTGTTGTTCATATGGTTGAAGGCGTCGGCATCGCCCCAGCGCATGGGCACGTCGGCCTGATGCCAATCGCCGACTTCGAGAACGCGGACGGGTTTCTGATCCCAGG
This genomic window from Bordetella petrii contains:
- a CDS encoding acyl-CoA thioesterase, coding for MTWDQKPVRVLEVGDWHQADVPMRWGDADAFNHMNNTVYFRMMEEARIQMLRGPDWSPPPGQGFILAHASCDFLRSFIYPADVRVTHRVTRIGRSSLETEVLLDKVGDDSGPYARGRTVLVWMDYAANRSQPWPPGVLEQLGRQCVSAAQAVKIGSN